TAACCAATGATGCCTGAAGAAGCACAGCTGTCTTTTGTAGAGCAATGTTGGCTACAAAGGAAAGTGACGAAGTAAAGCTTGCGGGGTCGGTATCGAGAACTTGCCCACCACATATTCCGGAAGGTCCTACTGCCTGGGCAAAAATAGAAAGCGCCTGAACTATTGAAGAAGGGGGCACTCCTCTATCCATGAGCCCTTTAAGAGAATATTCAAAGGCCCATGCCAGGAGGGCGTCACCAGCAAGAATAGCCAATGCGTCGCCATAGATCATATGGTTTGTGGGTTTTCCCCGTCTAAGAGAATCATTATCCATGGCCGGAAGATCATCGTGTATTAAAGAAGCGGTATGAACCATTTCCAGCGCTAATGCCATGGGAAGAACCTTTTCTTTTTCCCCTCCTACTGATTCTGCTGCTTTGACACATAATATGGGACGAAGTCTTTTTCCCCCTGCCTGAAGAGAGTATGTCATGGATTCCCAAAGCCGGGGGGGAATGTTTTCAGGTCTTGATGAACACAGAGAGTTAAGGTGGTCCTCAAACCATACTCGGTTTTTTTCAAGCTCTCTTTTTACCATGTCATTCATCATTGTTTTCTTTGAGCTCCATGTTCAACGGCTCTTCTTTTCCAGAGTTGGTTAGAAGAAAAATTTTTTGCTCGGCTTGTGTTAAATAGACCTGGCATTCTTTTACGAGGCTCACGCCCTGCTCAAACAGCTCCAGGGCTGCTTCAAGAGGCAGTTCATCTTTTTCTAATGTATGTACGATCTTTTGTATTTCATCTAATTTCTGACTGAAATTCATAATTGATCCCCCTTTTTTACATAGAACAATTGCTCTACCTGCCTAACCTGTGATAAAATCCACCTGTTCGAACATTATTTCCTTCGGAGGAGGCGGAAAATCAATGGCTAGAGTTTGTGAATGTTGCGGCCGCGGACCTGTTACAGGAAACGCTGTCAGCCATTCCAATCGTCATACAAGAAGACGTTGGCTTGTCAATCTGCAGAATGTGAAGGTTGATCTTGGCGCTGGCGAAACACGACGCATGAAAATTTGTACAAAATGCCTTAAATCTGGCAAAGTCAAGCGGGCTGTATAGTCAGCCCGCTTTTTTATTCTGTCCAGTAAAGATACACTGCAAGTCTTCCTTTGTCTACTGAGATTTCAACGTAATCCTCTCTGCTTTTTTCGAGCCTGTTGCTTATAGCATAAGGCCGCGCCATTTCAAGGGAAACATTTTCCAGTTCCCAGCGAGTTCCCCGAATAGATACACCTTCCACCTTTTCTTCCAAAGCGAATAGGGATATTATCTCTGGTTCGGGTCTATTAAAACAGAAAGAAACCTGCTCTGCTCCCTGAAGAATAAAGAGCGCTTCCTTGTCGTCACAGAGGCTTCGAATATGAACACCCCAGTCTTCAGCCCATAGGGCAGAAAAAATATTGCTCCAGGTATGGTCAAGACGGCCTCCCCAACATCCTGTAAGTACAACTTCCGGCGAAGAATAGGTTTCGCCTATTCTTCTAAGTGTAAGCTGAAGGTCAGTATATTCCTTATCTACAGGATATGTTTCTATATGAACCCCCATTTTTTCAGCCCATGTCCTCCCTTCTAGAGAGCTGCTGTCACTGTCTCCTACAAGGTAATGGGGCACAATGCCGGTCTTCTTGCATATGTCGATTCCCGCGTCAGCGCACCAGATTTCGTCAAAAAGCGAGGCAGTCTGCACAAGCCACTCCACTGAAGGTGCTCGCCCACCTGCTATGAGAAGGATGGTCGGAACTTTGTTAAAACGGCTTGAACGCAGCTTCCAGCCATTTAAGTGAAAAATCCCAGTTTTAGATGTGTTCATCTAAAATCTCCAGTGCCCTTTGATCATCTACAAGAATTTCACGCGGCTTAGAACCTTCAGGAGGCCCTACGATCCCAAGCTGTTCCATTGTGTCTATAAGGCGGGCGGCCCGAGTAAAACCTATACGGAGCTGCCTCTGCAGGCGGCTTGCTGAGGCGATGCCAGAGTCAAGGATAATTTGCATAGCTTCTTCGAGCAGAGGATCATCAGTAAAAGGAGAGTCGGCACCAGAGCCATCTCCACTGCTCCCCCCCTGTTCTTCTATATCAATATACTCCGGTTTACCAAAAAGAGCCTTCATATAATTGATGAATTCAAGGGATTTGCCATCTTCTATATAGGGAGATTGGAGGCGCACCGGCTTGGGGAACCTGGGGCTGACAAAAAGCATATCCCCTTTCCCTAGAAGTTTTTCTGCTCCGGAAACATCAATGATAGTTCTGGAATCCGCCTGAGATGGCAATGTAAATGCGACACGGGCTGGGATATTCGCTTTAATAAGCCCTGTAACCACATTTACAGATGGTCGCTGAGTAGCGAGCAAAAGATGGATACCTGTAGCCCTTGCCATTTGCGCAAGCCGGCAAATATAGTCTTCCACGTCTTTTTGAGCGGTAAACATCAGATCTGCAAGCTCATCCACTATTATGACTATGTGTGGGAGCCTGTCTTTGGGTATTGCTTTTTCGTTGTATCCCGCCAGATTTCGAACCCGAGCTTTTGCAAAAATGTCGTATCTCTGCTCCATCTCCCGTACTGCCCATGCCAAGGCTTGAATAGCTTTTTTAGGAGATGTCACAGGTTTGGCCAACATGTGGGGCAAATGCTCATAAATGCTGAGCTCAACCCGTTTGGGGTCGATCATAAGCAATCTGAGTTCTTCCGGTTTACGACAATAGCAAAGTCCTGCGATACAGCTATTTACAAATACGCTTTTTCCCGAACCTGTCGTTCCCGCAACAAGAAGGTGGGGCAAATCTTCCAGACCGATAATAAGGGGCCTTGAGTCGACTCGTACTCCCATTGGCAGTGGAAGGTTGTAGTCGGCTTGTTCAAAGGCTTGCGATTCAAGAATTCGTCTTAACAGTACACCTCTCCGTTTAGGGTTGGGAATCTCTATTCCTACATAGGGTTTTCCCGGAATAGGTGCTTCTACCCGTAAGGCAGGGACAGCAAGTGCTACAGCAAGATCATTTGCCAATCCTGCAATTTTACTAACTTTTATTCCTGGCGCGAGCTGTACTTGAAACTGAATGACTGTGGGGCCGATAACTATTTCTGCCAGTTCTGCCTGTACGTCAAAGTCGGCTAATGTGGATATAATAGCCTCCGCCTGCTCCTTGGCTTTTTGTTCTCCTAGATCCTGCTCTGGCGGCTCAGGAGCTCCAAAAAGTTCCAGGGGGGGCGGGAATTTCCCTGCGGTTATTTCTTCTTTCATGTCTTCTTTCTTTATATCGATTTCAGGCAACGCTTCTCCTTCTACGTCAGTAGAGTCTTCCTCTTTCAATATCATTCGAACATTTGGTGATAAGTCCACGTCTTTTTTAGTTTCGCTATCAAGATGTCCATCTTCTTTGCCATAAGTTCTCTCGAAGGAAGAAGTTCTTTCAAAAGTTGTAATGACTGGCAGATCTTCGTATTCGGCAATGTTTTCTTTATCAGTTTCTGTAGTCTCCTCAGCTTCCATAGCGGCTGTTCTTTCATCTGCTGAGGCATTTGTGTTACTTTCATTTTCAATTTGCACAGTTTTTTTAGATTCTGAAGGCCGGAGATTCGTAATGCCGCTTAGCACGGTTCGCCCGAAAGCTAAAATAGTTCTTGTTTTTATAAAACCATAAAGAACGGTAGATGTAAAAAGAGCTGCAAAGCAGAAAAGGAGAGTTCCAAAAAAACCTCCATTGACTAAAAAGAACTGTGTCAGGTTTTGTCCAAAAAAACCAGGCTTCAGTACGCCCCATACTGATGGGCCGTTTAATCGTTCCAGAAGGCCTAATACGAGCGCGCCTGCCGTAAAGAGAAAGAGTGTGGCCAACGTCTGTACTGCCAGCTGCTGGATCTTTCGATGCAACAAAATGGAAAGACAGACATAAGCGCCGAATATGAGAATAATAAGAACGGCCCCTCCCCCTCTTTGTGTAAGAATTTGTCGAATGAACAGACCGAATTCTCCTGTCCAAAAAGAGAAAAGAGACGCTATGACGTAGATATCGCCAATAAGTAAAAAGAAAAAAAACAGACGCATCCCCTTCGCCAGGCGGCGAATTCTATCCTCGCGAATTCTTTGTCGTTCTTCATTTTTTTGTTTAGGGCGTCCGCGTTTTTTCCCCTTTTTAAAGTTAAAGAGTTTCATGGTCTGTCGAGCTTCCTCCAACTGTCATCTTTTTTATAAGCAGTGATGGTTGTCCATCTGTCACTGGAACTGATTGACCAGCTTTGCCGCATGTGCCTGGAAGAAAATGCAGATCTTTTCCTACCCCTACTATATCCATAAGGGCTTCCGGCCCATTTCCTGTGAGAAGAGCACCCTTTACAGGATGGATTATGCTCCCCCTTTGAATAAGATAACCCTCCGTCACCTGAAAAACAAAATCTCCTGTTGTAGGGTTTACTTCTCCTCCACCCATCCTCTTTACATACAGGCCATAATCTATGCCTTTGATCATTTCTTCAGGTTCATTGTTTCCTGGAAGAATAAAGGTATTGCTCATGCGGGGGATAGGCGGATTTCTGTATGAACTCCGCCGTCCATTGCCTGAAAGAGGTAAATTATCTTTCTTTGATGAGACCATATCTGTCAAGTACGCCTTTAAAATCCCGTTTTCTATGAGAACTGTTCGCTTTGCCGGCATCCCTTCATCATCGATAGAATAGCTGCCATAGAGTCCTGAAATAGTGCCGTCGTCAATCATGGTCACAAGAGGGCTCGCCACTTTTTCTCCCAGTTTATTGCGATACACGGAGTAGTCCTTTTGAATAATGTCTGCTTCCAGTCCATGGCCGCAAGCTTCATGAATAAGAGTTCCGCCTGCTTCTCCGGAAAGCAAAACAGGCATTGTCCCTGCAGGGCAATCAGGAGCGTCCAGCATCAATAGAGCCTCATCGAGGGCCCTTTGAGCGAGGGCGTCTGGATCGTGGTGTTGCCAAAAGAGATCAGGAGATTCTGCCCTTGCCGCACTTTCATATCCTGTCTGTATCTGTTCCTCTTTTTCTACTACAACCTCTACACTAAAGCTTGTATAGGCCCTTTCGTCTTTTCTCAGTTCGCCTTTATCGTTAATGATAGCGATCTGACGGGATGAAAGGGTATAGTTTATGGAAACTTGAGTCACAAGAGAGCTTTTTTGCCGAAGAGCCTGGTCGATATAATGGAAAAACTTCTGGTCCGCTGGTTGGGGAGGGATTACTTCTCTTACAACTCTTTCGAGAAGGTTGTTATCCAAAGTTGTTGATGGGATGATAATCCCCATATTTAAAGCTGCTTCCTGCAGTGCGGTCAGGCCGTCTTTGAGCGTTACACCTGGCATATGGGCAAAAGATGTCAAATCATTGAATAATATCCTTGCCCCTACCCCTTCCCTGAGGGAAGTGCTAATTTCTTCCATAGTTTTATCTTCAAAAGAAGAGCTATGGAATGAAGAGGATTCAAAAAATAAATCTGCAAAATCTATGTCATGACGATGGAGTGATTCTAGTGCTTCTTTTAGCGCCAAATGGCTCATACTTCGTCTTCTTCCTCTCTTTTCTCGAATTCTTTTATCTCTTCTATCTTAACAGGAATTCCCTCTTCCGAGAGCTTTTTCATAAGTATTCTCCCTTCTTCTGCTCTTTCATAGGGGCAAAAGAACGATAGAATTCCTTTTTGAGGGTCGTCTGTACGTATAAATCCAATCCCATCGTATTCAGATACTATCCAGCTTATAAGAACTATGAATGCAGGATTTGTCGAAAGGATAAGCTGTATCATATCAGAAGGGGTATTTGCCTTTTCTTTCATTGTTTTTCGCCCCGTATCTTTCGAATGTTGGCCAAATGATCCTTGTATGTTTTAGCAAAGATATGTTCGCCGTTTTTCCTTGCTACATAATAGAGATACTCAGTTTTTTCTGGGACTAATGCCGCTTCCCATGAGGCCTTGGAAGGTACACAGATTGCAGTGGGAGGAAGTCCTAGTTTTTTATAGGTATTATAAGGGGATTCCACTTCCAGATGCTTGTAAAGCACTCGCTGAAGAACCTCCCCCTCCCTTTTCCAGGCATAGACAACTGTTGCATCGATTTGCAGAGGCATCTTTATCTTGAGCCTGTTTTGAATGACTCCTGCTATAAGTGCACGCTCTTCGTCTCTTTTAGCTTCCCGTTCAATGAGGGAGGCCAGTATTGCTAAATCTGTAACTTCCTGAGGAGAGTTGCCCTTTACACGGTCACCGAACTTTTTCCACCATAGAGCCGTTCCAGCCTGTATCAAGGCTTCAGGGGATGTTTGTGCTACATTATATGTGTCTGGAAGTAAAAAAGCAGCCCGTGTTTCTGCATCGGCAGGGAGTAATGACAGAAGAGAATTATCAAAAAACTCGTCCTTCAGAAGAAGGGAAGCCAGTTCTTTTGCTTCTGTCAATTGAAATTGCTCAGCGATGGAAAAAATATCAGATCCGGGAATTAAAGTCATTTTATCCTGAAAAGGAGTGGCTTTTCCCAACTGTCTTGCTACTTCCCATGGTGAACCTTTGCGTATGGAATACATACCAGTTTTAATTTTTCGGTCAATGCCTAACCGACTCATCCAAAATGCAAGCTCCTTCGAATTCTCTACAACACCAGCGTCCTGAAACTTGGAAGCGATTTCTCTTGCGGTTTGGCTTGGCAGCACGAGCACAGAAACAGGCTCCCCTCTCCCTAAGGGAAACTGTTCATCCCACCATTGAGGTGATTGCATGCTAATAAAAACAATATAGATAGAGACAATAAGGAATAACAGACCATCAATGAATTTATCCATGCTCTCGCTCTCCTTTTTAAGTAAGGGTAACTATATGATTTCCACACAGCGAACAGTTGCCTTTTTCATCCAGGTTTATAATGTGTGTCTTATATCCATGGCGTTCTATGACTGCTGCCCCGCAGTTGGGGCAGAGAGTGACTGCTGGAGTATCAATATTACCTAGATAAACAAAGGGCAAATATTGAGCTGCCCGTTCTTTTGCTTCATTCAACATGTTCAGAGGTGTCGCTGGGCGATGCCATTTGTAACTGGGGAAATATCTGGAAATATGCAAAACTATATTGGGGGACACGGAAGCCGCCCATTGAGCAAGAGGCTCCAGCCATAGGACATCGTTGTGAATTCCTGGAACGATGAGGCTTGTAAGTTCCACATGAACATGAGCTTCAACCATAGCTTCCACTGTTCTTTTTGCACTTCTAAGGTCGCCGCCAAGAAAGGAATACGTTTGAGGATCAAAGGCCTTTATATCAATATTTGCTCCATCTATGTATGGAAGCAGTTCTTGCAAGGGCTCTGGGTTGATCATGCCATTTGAAACAACCACTACAGAAAAGCCCTCTTTTTTAAGTTTGATAGCTGATTCGAGCACATATTCGTACCAGATAAAAGGTTCATTATATGTAAAGGCGACAGATTTTATATTTTCTTTTTTTGCAATGTCAACCAGCTCAGAAGGCAGAAGAAAAGAAAGAGAAACAGTGTCAGAACATGTGGATATCTGCCAGTTCTGACAAAATTGACAGCGCATATTACACCCGATGCTTCCTAAAGAAAGAATGGAAGTACCTGGATTCCAGTGAAAAAGAGGTTTTTTTTCTACTGGATCAATGCCTACAGAGGATACAAAACCATAGTTTAGGCTGACAAGCCCCTTGTCTTTCTGGTTCATCCGTACGCCGCAAAAGCCTTTTTGGCCATACCTTAAAGAACAGTGGTGAAAACAAAGATCGCAGACAACAGTGCCTCCTTCTTTATGCCACCAGGATGCTTCGTAAGCCATGGTCAGTCCCTTCTTTCTGGGAAGCGCTGTACCGTGAATCGATATATGGTTACATTGTCAAGAGAAAAGATTCCAGCTTTCTGGGAAGCGATGGTCAATTGCTTTTCTACACTATCCACTCCCTCAAGATCCGGCAGAAGAACCCCTTTTCTCATTCCCTTGGAAACGATGACTCCATATCGTTTAGGATCCAGGTCATTTTCTGAATCAATTTTTTCTGGCTCTGAAAGTATATCCACAGAAACGACGATATTTTTTAATTCTTCTTGTTCCACCGGCGCAAAACGGGGGTCTTCTGACGCAGCTGCAATAGCGTTTTCTATTACTTCTTCCGAAAGGGATGAATATGACGAAAGAATAGTGCCAATACACCCTCGCAGATGACCTTCTTTTGTTTTTAAAGAAACGAAGCAGGCTCCCTTCTGGTCTAGTGCTTCTTCTGGAGACCAAGACTTTTGCTCATCTTTTGTCGGTTTCCGTTTTTCTTTTACATACATTTCTATGGTTTTACGAGCTAGCCCTGGGTAGGTCTTTTGGGGGATGGCTAGAGCTACAGCATAGCCGACTCCAAAGGGCGCTTCATAAGAGAGAAGTTTTGTCGTATGGCCAGAAAGACCAAGAAAGATGAGTACTGACCGCAGGCCGCATTCCCCGGCTTCTTCAATGGTTCTCATAGGCAAACTGAGAAGAAGATCTGGATCAGAGTGTTGAATTGCGCGAACTACCTGTTCATCAAAGAATGCGCCAAGAGGTGAATATCCGGCTGGGGCGCCAGGTTTAACTCGATGAGAAAGATCGCCGCTAGCAACAAGTCCCCATTGAAGGGCGTCACGGAATTGATGAAGCATTTCCCCGACTTTAGCCGATTCCTCAAGGGTCAGCCCTATAGGATTAGCCAAAATGAGGTTGGGCAAAGAACCCCATTTTTTATAAAAAAAGTATAGGGGGACAAGGGAAGCATGATCAAGATGCCCTTTCTTTTCTTTTATGACTTCCACTGGTACACTTTGTTTGAGATAGTTGCTTATTAACTCTGTTTTTTCTTCGTTGCCGTTAATTTGCATTGAAATTTCAGGAACACCAAATAATGAAAGATCCCCTTTATAGAGCTGAGCTTCAAGAAACAAAAGTCCCCGAGTGTAAGGAGCATGGGGAGAAAGTAAAAAGAGAATATCCGGCTTCTCTTTTTCAAGCCTTTGTGTCAGATCAGACATGCCTTGAATAGTACGAACAGCTTCTTTTTCATTGCCACGCCCAACTTCCGGAATAATGATAGGCGGATGAGGAACGAGACAAGCCCATTTCCACATAGCAGCACCACCCTCCTTATCTTACTGTATCAGCATGGCATCTCCAAAAGAGAAGAAACGATACCCCATTTTCACTGCTGTTTCATAGACCTCCATAATATTGTCGTACCCCGCTAAAGCGGCTACAAGCATAAGAAGGGTACTTCTGGGAAGATGAAAGTTTGTAATAAGACCGTCAATTACTGAGAATTGGTAAGCAGGATAGATAAAAAGAGAAGTGTTTTTTCTACCGTACTGGACAACGTTTTCATCATGGGTTGCCATGCTCTCCAATGTCCTTGCAACAGTAGTGCCTGAAGCGATAATCCTGCGACCCTCTTCTTTGGCTTTTCGTATGAGAGCCGCTGTTTCCTCTGGTACCTCGCAATATTCTTCATGAATTACGTGTTGACGAATGTCTTCTTCCTGAACAGGTCTGAAAGTACCTAAGCCAACATGAAGAGTAACCCAGGCAAAAGTTATGCCATGTTTATCCTCAAGATCCCTCAGCTGATTTTCTGTAAAGTGCAAACTTGCTGTGGGTGCTGCGGACGATCCGTTGCGTTTTGCAAAAACGGTTTGATAGTCTAGTGCTGTAGCCGTGGTGCTTTTTATGTAGGGCGGAAAAGGAATCTCTCCCACTTCTTCCAGCAAAGACAGCACATTACATTCTTCTGGGAATCGGACAACACGAACTCCATCAGCTAATGCTTCCTGTACCTGTACCGGTATGTCTTCCCTGACGATAACGATACTTCCTGGTCTAAGCCGCCTTCCCGGCCGAACCAGTGCTTCCCATCTTTTCCACAGTCCGTCCAGCGGCTTGAGAAGCAGTATTTCAGCTCGGGCACTGCCCTTTTCTTTAACGCCAAAGAGGCGGGCGGGAATAACTCGCGTGTCGTTTAAGACTATGACATCTCCTTCCTTCAAAAAACGATGAAGTTCGTAAAAGCGAGAATGAATCATAGTTCCGCTGTTCTTATCGAGCACAAGAAGTCTCGAATGATTGCGAGGAGAGGCAGGAGTTTGCGCAATACGACCTTCAGGAAGATCATAAGCATAAGATTCTATGTCGTAAAGGTTTGGTACCATAAACCGTCATCGCCTTCTTATCGTTGTTTAAGATTTGTACCTGGGTAGTAATGCTGAAGTATTTTAGCATATTTCCACCCCTGCTCAGCGAGACTCTTGGCTCCCCATTGTGAAAGGCCCACACCGTGCCCCCAGCCCTTGCCAGAAAAAACAAAGGTTCCCTTAGATGGTCTTCTTGAAGAGCTCTGGGCAGAAACTTTAGATGGCGCCCCGGCTGCTTTTTGTTGGGTGCCCTTCTTTAATACTTGCAAAAGATATGTCTTTTTCTTTTCTGGGTGCATAAGCATGTCTATCATTTCATTAGCGGAAAAAGCACCTTGCTGTGTCAATGTGATGAGGCTCTGCTCTTCTTCCCAAGTCATAGGGCCATTAATGTCTCCAAGGTCTTCTTTTTTTAATGACGTGGGCTGGCTCCCAGTTGAAGTATTGCGTTGAGGCCCTTGGATTGTGGAACTGCCAGTCTCCCCATTAATAGTGAAGAAGGTGCTTCTTAATTGTGTCGGGCCGACAGCCATTCGGAATTGATGTGTCTTTATCTCCTTCGTACCATGGCTCCCCTTTGCTATAAGGGTTACAGGGCGGCCAAAAGCATCCCGCTGATTCACTTGGAGATCTATGACATCTCCGACGTTTGCTCCAGTTTTATTGAGTGCTTCCTGGATTTGCTGTGAAGAGAGAGTGAGATTCCACGATGAATAGGGAGAATCATAGGAAGCGGCTTCCTTGACACCTCTCAAGTATGGAATGGAACTGCTCCATACTTCAGCAACATTGGCAGTGGCGCCCCCACTGTCTGAATGAAAGGGGGTAAGGGCTAAATCAGAACCATAAACTACGACAACGCCTTTTGTTTCTTTAATGGCCTGGTCCGTTCTGGAAGTTTCAGCATTGACTCCCCGATAGACCTGGCAGTTTGGGGTTGCCGTGAGATCAAATCCCTTACTCCCATATTTCCCCCTGTTCTTTAAAGCATAGGTTCGAGAGATGACAGCCTGAGCCTTTAAAGCCTCAAGATGCCAGGCAGGATTTGTTTCCATTTTTAGAACACCTCTCAAGTAGTCTTCTACGTCTAACACATTGACCACATTAAAGGAGTTGCCATTGCTGAGAATGCGAATAATGCCTCTGTACTCTACTTTGTTGAATTTTAAGAAGCCTTTAGAGCTTAACTCCAGAGGAAGTTTAAGAGAATGTTTGCCAATCTTAACTGTATTTTTGCTTGCGTATCCAATAGTAATATTATTGTTTGCCCGAAATTTTTTACCGTTGCCGTCTTTCAAGATGATTGGAGACTTCGCCGAAATGGTTGTCTGTGAAAGACCTATTCCCACGCCAACTCTTATGGGGTTGGGTTCTGCTTCTGCACGGGAGCTGCTTATTAGGGGGGCATCTGAAAAGCTGCCCCCAGCGAGTATTAATAAAAAGATGATCCAGATCATTCGTTTCATGGGAGAGTGGCTCCTCCTTCTCTCTTTTGTTGTTATTTCATCCACCGTCCAATAATATTCAATACAATCGTTAAAACAACGCTGACAACCAGCATAGTTGTAATAGGGGCAAAGACTGTCACGTTTTTTCGAGTATAGGTAATGTCTCCAGGCAGCTTCCCCAGTGGAATATTGAACCTGCCTAAAAAGAGGACAACAACTCCGGCGATACAAAGTATAATCCCCATAGAAATAAGAAGTTTGCCTACTCCTTGCATATGCCAGATTCCTCCTCTTGATAAAGCTCTAGTTGATCGTTTAATGTTTCAGGAGGGTTCTTGCCTAGGTAAAGATAACCATTTCGTGTGGCCTTTCTCCCTCGTGGCGTTCGTTCTATCAGCCCTTTCTGAATAAGGTAGGGTTCATAAATATCCTCGATAGTCTGACCTTCTTCGTTCAATGCGGCTGCTATTGTTGAAAGGCCAACTGGTCCCCCATCGAAAAGTTCAACAATAACCTGCAGTATCCGTCGGTCGCCGTCATCAAGGCCAAGGGTATCCAGGCCGAGCATATTCAAGGCAACAGATGCTACTGCTGTATTGATAGAAGGGGATTGACGAACCTCTGCGACGTCCCTTACCCTTTTAAGCAATCTGATAGCCACCCGCGGTGTTCCTCGAGACCTTCGCGCTATTTCATAGGCGGCTTCCTCTTCAATTTCAATTCCCAGAACCTTTGCGCCTCTTTGAACTATTTCGGAAGTTTCGTCTACATTGTAGAGAGCCAGTTGCTCTACTATGCCAAACCGCGCCCGAAGGGGCGAAGTGAGCAGTCCAAGTCGTGTTGTTGCCCCTACAAGGGTGAAGGGCGGAAGGGTCAAACAGATGTTATTGGCCAATGGCCCCTTCCCAACAATGATATGGAGGCTAAAATCCTCCATGCTTGGATAAAGAATCTCTTCAACATTTGCAGGGAGTCTATGTATCTCGTCAATAAAAAGCACATCAAAAGGTTCTAGATTCGATAAAATCGCGGCAATATCGCCAGCTTTTTCCAAAGCTGGCCCCGTGGTAACTCGGAGCTGTCCCCCCATTTCATGGGCGATGATTCCAGCCAGGGTCGTTTTCCCCAAACCTGGAGGGCCATAAAAAAGAATATGGTCAAGGGCTTCTTTTCGTTGTCGAGCCGCTTGAACATATATTGATAGCTTATCTTTAAGTTTTTGCTGTCCAACAAAATCCTGTAGACTTGATGGGCGAAGAGTGAGCTCTTCTTCAAAATCTTTTTTCTGAAGGTCGAAAAAGTTCGTTCTTTCTTCTGTCACGCTTTTCACCTCAGTTTCTTTTCAGCTCACGAAGGGCTCTTTTAAGCAGAATGTCCTCTTTTGTTGTGTCAAACTCAGATCCCATTTCTCTTTTTAGACGATTCATAACGCTATAGACCTCGTTTTGTGTAAATCCGAGAGATCGAAGGGCTGCCGCTACTGTGTTTTTAACCAATATGGACGGAACCTCTTCTTCTGCAAATTCGGCAAGCATCTCTTCCGATAAATGGCGTTTCAGTTCAAAACATAGTCGTTCAGCGGTTTTCTTCCCAACTCCAGGAACCTGAAGAAAAGTGTCTGTGTCGGAAGTTGCAACTGAGCGTATTACCTGAGTTGGAGAAAGTGTTCTCAGTACGGCCAGCCCCACTCGGCCTCCTACCCCCTTTACCGTTAATAGCTTTATAAAAACTTCCCGTTCCTGCTCACTGGAAAAGCCAAAGAGAGTCGCGCCATTTTCAGAGACCTGCAGGTAGGTTGTGAGGCGTATGGTTTCATTGTCTTCACATAGCCGAAGTGCGCTTCCTGAACAGAGTATGTCAAAACCAAGGCCGTTTACATCAAGTATAACGTTTTCTTCGCCGATATGGAGAACTTTCCCTTCGAGACTTCTCAACATAAAAATCCACCCGCTTTC
This region of Aminobacterium colombiense DSM 12261 genomic DNA includes:
- a CDS encoding polyprenyl synthetase family protein, which gives rise to MMNDMVKRELEKNRVWFEDHLNSLCSSRPENIPPRLWESMTYSLQAGGKRLRPILCVKAAESVGGEKEKVLPMALALEMVHTASLIHDDLPAMDNDSLRRGKPTNHMIYGDALAILAGDALLAWAFEYSLKGLMDRGVPPSSIVQALSIFAQAVGPSGICGGQVLDTDPASFTSSLSFVANIALQKTAVLLQASLVTGAILGGASQEIAGAFGKYGRHLGLAFQIVDDILDVTSSPEELGKTPGKDAAQQKITFVTQFGLEEARKMALKESKEAAESLFMLGSSAVFFQKLALSLSKRSR
- the xseB gene encoding exodeoxyribonuclease VII small subunit, translated to MNFSQKLDEIQKIVHTLEKDELPLEAALELFEQGVSLVKECQVYLTQAEQKIFLLTNSGKEEPLNMELKENNDE
- the rpmB gene encoding 50S ribosomal protein L28, translated to MARVCECCGRGPVTGNAVSHSNRHTRRRWLVNLQNVKVDLGAGETRRMKICTKCLKSGKVKRAV
- a CDS encoding thiamine diphosphokinase is translated as MNTSKTGIFHLNGWKLRSSRFNKVPTILLIAGGRAPSVEWLVQTASLFDEIWCADAGIDICKKTGIVPHYLVGDSDSSSLEGRTWAEKMGVHIETYPVDKEYTDLQLTLRRIGETYSSPEVVLTGCWGGRLDHTWSNIFSALWAEDWGVHIRSLCDDKEALFILQGAEQVSFCFNRPEPEIISLFALEEKVEGVSIRGTRWELENVSLEMARPYAISNRLEKSREDYVEISVDKGRLAVYLYWTE
- a CDS encoding FtsK/SpoIIIE family DNA translocase, encoding MKLFNFKKGKKRGRPKQKNEERQRIREDRIRRLAKGMRLFFFFLLIGDIYVIASLFSFWTGEFGLFIRQILTQRGGGAVLIILIFGAYVCLSILLHRKIQQLAVQTLATLFLFTAGALVLGLLERLNGPSVWGVLKPGFFGQNLTQFFLVNGGFFGTLLFCFAALFTSTVLYGFIKTRTILAFGRTVLSGITNLRPSESKKTVQIENESNTNASADERTAAMEAEETTETDKENIAEYEDLPVITTFERTSSFERTYGKEDGHLDSETKKDVDLSPNVRMILKEEDSTDVEGEALPEIDIKKEDMKEEITAGKFPPPLELFGAPEPPEQDLGEQKAKEQAEAIISTLADFDVQAELAEIVIGPTVIQFQVQLAPGIKVSKIAGLANDLAVALAVPALRVEAPIPGKPYVGIEIPNPKRRGVLLRRILESQAFEQADYNLPLPMGVRVDSRPLIIGLEDLPHLLVAGTTGSGKSVFVNSCIAGLCYCRKPEELRLLMIDPKRVELSIYEHLPHMLAKPVTSPKKAIQALAWAVREMEQRYDIFAKARVRNLAGYNEKAIPKDRLPHIVIIVDELADLMFTAQKDVEDYICRLAQMARATGIHLLLATQRPSVNVVTGLIKANIPARVAFTLPSQADSRTIIDVSGAEKLLGKGDMLFVSPRFPKPVRLQSPYIEDGKSLEFINYMKALFGKPEYIDIEEQGGSSGDGSGADSPFTDDPLLEEAMQIILDSGIASASRLQRQLRIGFTRAARLIDTMEQLGIVGPPEGSKPREILVDDQRALEILDEHI
- a CDS encoding TldD/PmbA family protein, producing the protein MSHLALKEALESLHRHDIDFADLFFESSSFHSSSFEDKTMEEISTSLREGVGARILFNDLTSFAHMPGVTLKDGLTALQEAALNMGIIIPSTTLDNNLLERVVREVIPPQPADQKFFHYIDQALRQKSSLVTQVSINYTLSSRQIAIINDKGELRKDERAYTSFSVEVVVEKEEQIQTGYESAARAESPDLFWQHHDPDALAQRALDEALLMLDAPDCPAGTMPVLLSGEAGGTLIHEACGHGLEADIIQKDYSVYRNKLGEKVASPLVTMIDDGTISGLYGSYSIDDEGMPAKRTVLIENGILKAYLTDMVSSKKDNLPLSGNGRRSSYRNPPIPRMSNTFILPGNNEPEEMIKGIDYGLYVKRMGGGEVNPTTGDFVFQVTEGYLIQRGSIIHPVKGALLTGNGPEALMDIVGVGKDLHFLPGTCGKAGQSVPVTDGQPSLLIKKMTVGGSSTDHETL